A genome region from Arthrobacter sp. SLBN-100 includes the following:
- a CDS encoding UDP-N-acetylmuramoyl-L-alanyl-D-glutamate--2,6-diaminopimelate ligase yields the protein MSEINSSDNRAVPEGPAGPGRFRPSIVEPVRLASIGEAIDVAVPGPAADVEVTGISLNSRTVEPGDLYVALPGASRHGADFVRQAIEAGAVAVLTDDAGARLLALSAETPVPVVIVESPRNVVGPLSAMIYRSQPGAGRPQLFGVTGTNGKTTTTYFINSLLRALGRSTGLIGTIEIHAGGDPIPSLLTTPESTDVHALLALMRERGLAAAAMEVSSHAISFQRVDGVLFDVAGFTNLTQDHLDLHLTMEDYFGTKAELFTPRRTRAAVVTVDDEWGRRLAGSSTVPVTTLSTAGAAADWTVTGTAPRGLGTEFTLSGPAGVRLNVHTGLPGSFNVANAALAAVMVIAAGVDAATLQTALDESDPFTVAVPGRMQLVSTEPAAIVDFAHNTDALARALDALRSHENDSNLIVVFGATGQRDQGKRPAMGAIAARLAHTVIITDDDPHDEDPAAIRADVLAGAREAQEKDSLPCEVLEVFPRAEAIRRAVELARPQDTILVAGRGHEVWQEVKGVNLALDDRVELRGALTARGFNVLQDDRIES from the coding sequence TTGTCAGAGATCAACTCGTCGGACAATCGCGCCGTCCCCGAGGGACCGGCCGGCCCGGGCCGCTTCCGCCCGTCAATTGTCGAACCGGTACGGCTGGCCAGCATTGGCGAAGCCATTGATGTTGCGGTGCCCGGTCCGGCGGCTGACGTTGAAGTCACCGGGATTTCCTTGAACTCACGGACCGTGGAGCCGGGGGACCTGTACGTTGCGCTGCCGGGCGCCAGCCGGCACGGCGCGGATTTCGTGCGGCAGGCCATTGAAGCAGGAGCCGTCGCAGTCCTCACTGACGACGCCGGTGCCAGGCTGCTGGCGTTGTCCGCTGAAACGCCCGTACCCGTGGTGATCGTGGAGTCACCAAGGAACGTAGTGGGCCCGCTGTCCGCCATGATCTATCGCAGCCAGCCGGGCGCCGGCCGGCCGCAGTTGTTCGGTGTCACGGGCACCAACGGCAAGACCACCACTACCTACTTCATCAACTCGTTACTGCGCGCCCTCGGCCGCAGTACCGGGCTGATCGGCACCATCGAGATCCACGCCGGCGGGGACCCGATTCCCAGCCTCCTCACAACACCGGAGTCCACCGATGTGCACGCGCTGCTGGCCCTGATGCGTGAAAGGGGGCTGGCGGCCGCTGCGATGGAGGTTTCCTCCCACGCCATCTCCTTCCAGCGCGTGGACGGGGTGCTGTTCGACGTTGCCGGCTTCACCAACCTCACCCAGGACCATCTGGACCTGCACCTCACCATGGAGGACTACTTCGGCACCAAAGCGGAACTTTTTACGCCGCGCCGCACCCGTGCGGCGGTAGTAACGGTCGACGACGAATGGGGCCGGCGGCTTGCCGGCAGCAGCACGGTGCCCGTTACCACCCTCAGTACGGCCGGAGCGGCAGCCGACTGGACCGTCACGGGAACTGCCCCGCGCGGGCTCGGGACCGAGTTCACGCTGAGCGGGCCGGCCGGGGTGCGGCTCAACGTCCACACCGGACTGCCGGGCAGCTTCAACGTGGCCAATGCGGCGCTTGCGGCAGTCATGGTGATTGCCGCAGGAGTGGACGCCGCAACGTTGCAGACGGCACTTGATGAGTCCGATCCCTTCACCGTGGCGGTCCCCGGACGAATGCAGCTGGTTTCCACGGAACCCGCCGCCATTGTCGACTTTGCCCACAACACCGATGCATTGGCCAGGGCGCTGGACGCCCTGCGGTCCCATGAAAACGACTCAAACCTCATTGTCGTGTTTGGCGCCACCGGCCAGCGCGACCAGGGAAAACGCCCGGCCATGGGTGCCATCGCCGCCCGCCTCGCCCACACCGTCATCATCACCGATGACGACCCCCACGACGAGGATCCGGCCGCCATCCGTGCAGATGTCCTCGCCGGAGCGCGGGAAGCGCAGGAAAAGGACTCCCTGCCCTGCGAGGTCCTGGAGGTCTTCCCCCGTGCCGAGGCCATCCGCCGCGCCGTTGAACTGGCGCGCCCGCAGGACACCATCCTTGTAGCCGGCCGCGGCCATGAGGTGTGGCAGGAAGTGAAAGGCGTCAACCTTGCCCTGGACGACAGGGTGGAGCTTCGCGGCGCCTTGACAGCCAGGGGATTCAACGTTCTCCAAGACGACCGGATAGAGTCCTAG
- a CDS encoding UDP-N-acetylmuramoyl-tripeptide--D-alanyl-D-alanine ligase, whose product MIAFTAAEIAQITNGRLDADPGITPLSVVTDSRVATPGSLYVAKPGEYADGHDFVAAAFSAGASLALLERPVAAPDGSGYPSVLVPDAVLAMGALAAEAVRRIRSARAEQGSELTVVGITGSAGKTTTKDLLAGILSTQGNTVAPQGSYNGEIGVPLTVFRAGTDTRYLVIEMGATGIGHIRYLADMVEPDIGVVLAVGTAHAGEFGGVENIALAKGELVEALAPGGTAIINLDDDRVAAMRTRTSAKVLGFSARGHADAAVQALNADTNADGNPEFGLRLPDGETGLHVSSRLIGAHHTGNLLAAAAAAWAAGVPGQDISSSLSSQAAGSRWRMERTERADGVTIINDAYNANPESMRAALRTLADLGRGRRTWAVLGAMLELGDDSIREHTAVGTQVVRLNISRLLVVGRAARALYVSAVQEGSWGDECLFAETVDEAYDVLNSELEPGDLVLFKSSNSVGLRHLGDRIALPPQTPQPADERSTLL is encoded by the coding sequence ATGATTGCTTTTACTGCGGCGGAGATCGCCCAAATCACTAACGGGCGCCTGGACGCCGATCCGGGAATCACGCCCCTTTCGGTGGTCACGGACTCCCGCGTTGCCACACCCGGTTCGCTGTACGTCGCAAAGCCCGGCGAGTACGCTGACGGCCACGACTTTGTGGCCGCCGCGTTTTCAGCGGGCGCCAGCCTGGCCCTGCTGGAGCGTCCTGTCGCCGCCCCGGACGGGAGCGGCTACCCCTCGGTGCTGGTTCCGGATGCCGTGCTGGCGATGGGCGCGCTGGCTGCAGAGGCCGTGCGCCGGATCCGCAGCGCCCGCGCCGAACAGGGCAGCGAACTGACGGTGGTGGGAATCACCGGCTCGGCCGGAAAAACCACCACCAAGGACCTCCTCGCCGGCATACTGTCCACGCAGGGAAACACTGTGGCGCCGCAGGGATCCTACAACGGTGAAATCGGCGTGCCGCTCACCGTCTTCCGGGCCGGAACCGATACGCGTTATCTCGTGATTGAGATGGGCGCCACAGGAATCGGGCACATCCGCTACCTGGCAGACATGGTCGAACCGGACATCGGGGTAGTGCTGGCCGTGGGAACGGCGCATGCAGGCGAGTTCGGGGGAGTGGAGAACATCGCCCTGGCCAAGGGTGAGCTTGTCGAAGCGCTTGCTCCCGGCGGCACCGCTATTATCAACCTCGATGACGACCGCGTGGCCGCCATGCGCACACGCACCTCCGCAAAGGTACTCGGGTTCTCCGCGCGGGGCCACGCCGATGCCGCCGTGCAGGCACTCAACGCCGACACCAACGCGGACGGCAACCCGGAATTCGGTCTCCGGCTTCCGGATGGCGAAACCGGCCTGCATGTGAGCAGCCGCCTCATCGGCGCGCACCATACGGGCAACCTGCTGGCCGCCGCAGCAGCAGCCTGGGCGGCCGGGGTTCCAGGGCAGGACATCTCGTCCTCTCTCAGCAGCCAGGCCGCCGGGAGCCGGTGGCGGATGGAACGTACCGAACGGGCAGACGGCGTCACCATTATCAATGACGCCTACAACGCCAATCCCGAATCCATGCGGGCCGCCCTGCGCACCCTGGCGGACCTGGGCCGCGGCCGCCGCACCTGGGCGGTGCTGGGCGCCATGCTCGAACTCGGCGATGACTCCATCCGGGAACACACGGCCGTTGGAACACAGGTGGTCCGGCTTAACATCTCCCGCCTGCTGGTGGTGGGCCGGGCGGCCCGCGCCCTCTATGTCTCCGCGGTGCAGGAAGGCTCCTGGGGCGATGAATGCCTCTTCGCCGAAACCGTGGATGAGGCCTACGACGTGCTGAACAGCGAGCTCGAACCCGGGGACCTGGTGCTGTTTAAGTCCTCGAACAGCGTGGGACTTCGCCATCTGGGCGATCGGATAGCATTACCCCCACAAACCCCTCAACCGGCCGATGAAAGGAGCACTCTGCTGTGA
- the mraY gene encoding phospho-N-acetylmuramoyl-pentapeptide-transferase, which translates to MIALLIGAGLALLFALVGTPLFIRLLVRRGYGQFIRDDGPTSHHTKRGTPTMGGTVVVAAVLLSYGLTHLIMLMVNPDSPGPSASALILLFLMVGMGLVGFLDDFIKISRQRSLGLDAKAKLILQAAVGIIFAVLALNFPNAAGATPASTKISLVRDLPWLDLAFGGTLLGTILFVVWSNLIVTAATNGVNLTDGLDGLAAGASIMVFGAYTLMGIWQSNQACGSPRQAGSGCYSVRDPLDLALLAAIMSAALVGFLWWNTSPAKIFMGDTGSLAIGGAIAGFAILSRTELLLGIIGGLFVLITLSVIIQVGYFKATGGKRVFKMAPLQHHFELQGWAEVTVVVRFWILGGLFVAVGLGIFYAEWVVLL; encoded by the coding sequence GTGATTGCACTTTTGATCGGCGCCGGCCTGGCCCTCTTATTCGCCCTGGTGGGGACACCGCTCTTCATCCGGCTGCTGGTCCGCCGTGGCTACGGACAGTTCATCAGGGACGACGGCCCTACCTCGCACCATACCAAGCGCGGCACACCCACCATGGGCGGGACGGTAGTGGTGGCAGCCGTACTGCTGAGCTACGGACTCACGCACCTCATCATGCTGATGGTGAATCCGGACTCTCCCGGACCCTCCGCCTCCGCCCTCATCCTGCTGTTCCTGATGGTGGGGATGGGGCTCGTGGGCTTCCTCGATGACTTCATCAAGATCTCCAGGCAGCGCAGCCTGGGCCTCGACGCCAAGGCCAAGCTGATACTGCAGGCGGCGGTTGGCATTATCTTCGCGGTGCTTGCCCTGAACTTTCCCAACGCGGCCGGTGCCACGCCGGCCTCCACCAAGATTTCCCTGGTACGTGACCTGCCGTGGCTGGACCTTGCCTTCGGCGGGACGCTCCTGGGAACCATTCTTTTCGTGGTGTGGTCCAACCTGATCGTTACGGCCGCAACAAACGGCGTCAACCTTACGGACGGCCTCGACGGCCTCGCCGCAGGTGCATCAATCATGGTCTTCGGCGCATATACCTTGATGGGAATCTGGCAAAGCAACCAGGCCTGCGGATCGCCGCGGCAGGCGGGCAGCGGCTGCTACTCGGTCCGCGATCCGCTGGACCTTGCCTTGCTGGCTGCCATCATGAGCGCAGCACTGGTGGGCTTCCTGTGGTGGAACACGTCACCGGCAAAGATTTTTATGGGCGACACCGGTTCGCTGGCGATCGGCGGTGCCATCGCAGGCTTCGCTATCCTGTCCCGGACCGAACTGCTGCTGGGCATCATCGGCGGCCTGTTCGTGCTGATTACCCTGTCCGTGATCATCCAGGTGGGGTACTTCAAGGCCACGGGCGGTAAACGCGTCTTCAAGATGGCACCGCTGCAGCACCACTTCGAACTGCAGGGCTGGGCAGAAGTAACAGTGGTGGTCCGGTTCTGGATCCTCGGCGGGCTTTTCGTCGCCGTGGGGCTGGGCATCTTCTACGCTGAATGGGTTGTGCTGCTATGA
- the murD gene encoding UDP-N-acetylmuramoyl-L-alanine--D-glutamate ligase, with protein sequence MTVSSRLENLVSWDSDWSGLRIVVTGIGVSGFAAADTLIELGARVVVVDAATSDTAKAHAETLKIVGAADVLLGEEAVTRIPRIDGELPELIVTSPGWRPDQALLAAAARAHIPVWGDVELAWRVRVREGRKTADWLAITGTNGKTTTVGLTESMLRAAGLKAIAVGNVGTPILDALRDPVDYDVFAVELSSFQLHWAHSLSPVASVCLNVAEDHVDWHGSYDSYLADKAKVYEQTQKACLYNAEQIETERMVENADVVEGCRAVGFTTVTPAISMLGVVEGLLVDRAFIAERKDSAAELASMRDLGAFAPRHMVANALAAAGLVRAYGVDPQAVRRGIQDYIPGDHRIQPVARQNGVLWVNDSKATNPHAASASLATFSNVIWIAGGLSKGVSYDDLIREHVQRLKAVVLIGSDTSALSEALQRHAPDVPVIIPGAGETEKVQTAATAGAVRAGSSGETVMASAVASAAQLAESGDTVLMAPAAASMDQFSSYAHRGDTFIEAVRELVEGQARTGEE encoded by the coding sequence ATGACCGTTTCCTCCCGCCTCGAAAACCTCGTCAGCTGGGACTCAGACTGGTCCGGCCTCCGCATTGTGGTGACCGGCATTGGCGTTTCCGGCTTTGCCGCCGCCGATACCCTCATCGAACTGGGCGCCCGGGTGGTAGTGGTCGACGCCGCCACCAGCGACACCGCGAAAGCCCACGCTGAAACCCTGAAGATCGTCGGTGCCGCCGATGTCCTGTTGGGCGAAGAGGCGGTCACCCGGATCCCCAGGATCGACGGCGAACTCCCCGAACTGATCGTGACCTCACCGGGGTGGCGCCCGGACCAGGCCCTCCTGGCTGCGGCAGCAAGGGCGCACATCCCCGTGTGGGGCGATGTGGAACTCGCTTGGCGGGTGCGGGTCAGGGAGGGCCGCAAGACGGCCGACTGGCTCGCGATTACCGGAACGAACGGCAAGACCACCACGGTGGGCCTCACCGAGTCCATGCTCCGGGCGGCCGGCCTGAAGGCCATTGCCGTGGGCAATGTGGGCACACCCATCCTTGACGCCCTCCGTGACCCTGTGGACTATGACGTCTTCGCCGTCGAACTCTCCAGCTTCCAGTTGCACTGGGCGCACTCCCTGTCACCCGTAGCCAGCGTGTGCCTGAACGTGGCCGAGGACCACGTCGACTGGCACGGCTCCTACGATTCCTACCTTGCGGACAAGGCCAAGGTCTACGAGCAAACGCAGAAGGCCTGCCTCTACAACGCCGAGCAGATCGAAACCGAGCGCATGGTGGAAAACGCCGACGTCGTTGAGGGCTGCCGCGCCGTCGGTTTCACCACCGTCACTCCTGCCATCAGCATGCTCGGCGTGGTGGAGGGACTCCTCGTGGACCGGGCGTTTATCGCCGAGCGCAAGGACAGCGCCGCGGAGCTCGCTTCCATGCGCGACCTCGGCGCCTTCGCACCCCGCCACATGGTGGCCAACGCCCTGGCAGCCGCAGGCTTGGTGCGCGCGTACGGCGTGGACCCACAGGCGGTGCGGAGGGGGATCCAGGACTACATCCCCGGCGACCACCGCATCCAGCCGGTAGCCCGCCAGAACGGGGTCTTGTGGGTTAACGACTCCAAGGCCACCAATCCGCATGCGGCATCCGCCTCGCTGGCCACCTTCAGCAATGTCATCTGGATTGCCGGCGGCCTCTCCAAGGGAGTCAGCTACGACGACCTGATCCGTGAGCACGTCCAACGCCTCAAAGCCGTGGTGCTCATAGGAAGCGATACCTCGGCACTCAGCGAGGCCCTCCAGCGACACGCGCCGGATGTCCCGGTGATCATCCCGGGCGCGGGTGAAACTGAAAAGGTGCAGACTGCCGCAACGGCCGGTGCCGTCCGCGCCGGTTCCTCCGGTGAGACGGTGATGGCCAGTGCAGTTGCGTCAGCAGCACAGCTCGCCGAATCCGGCGATACTGTGCTGATGGCTCCGGCAGCTGCTTCCATGGATCAGTTCTCTTCCTACGCTCACCGTGGTGACACCTTTATCGAAGCTGTCCGCGAGCTGGTGGAAGGGCAGGCCCGGACCGGCGAGGAGTAA
- the ftsW gene encoding putative lipid II flippase FtsW, with amino-acid sequence MVSTPTRPQPDKQQAGKPGPGSSAVPAQRPVSAPLRVKAAYRKFWSALEGTGTSKNGSTYYLILGSTLALTAIGIMMVLSASSVESIAAGKSPYGDALKQGVFAAIGIFTMFVLSRINVVWLKRLAWVAIIAAVVLLGLVQIVGAEVNGNKNWIDLGGITFQPSEASKLALALWMATVLARKGRLLSRWQHVAIPAVPMAIIIVGLVLVGNDLGTAMIIMMITAAALFFAGAPLYLFGIAGLVAAAGTAVMAVTSSNRMCRITSWWTGQSCADGIDANYQATNGLYGLASGGWFGVGLGQSRQKYSWIPEAHNDFIFAIIGEELGLVGTVVVLILFAILGAAIYRVVVAQEDMFHRVLAGTIMVWLLGQATVNMSVVTGLMPVIGVPLPFISYGGSALLMSLCAIGVVLSLAREQMAPAIRPKRMLKFKAKPARTTAATKKTSRKRA; translated from the coding sequence ATGGTCAGTACGCCCACCCGGCCCCAGCCAGACAAACAGCAGGCCGGCAAGCCAGGCCCTGGCTCCTCGGCAGTACCCGCGCAACGCCCGGTCTCCGCCCCCCTGCGGGTCAAAGCTGCCTACCGGAAATTCTGGTCGGCACTGGAGGGCACAGGGACCTCCAAGAACGGCTCCACGTACTACCTCATCCTCGGCTCAACCCTGGCGCTGACGGCGATCGGGATCATGATGGTCCTTTCCGCCTCCAGTGTGGAATCCATTGCCGCGGGAAAGTCGCCCTACGGCGATGCGCTGAAGCAGGGGGTGTTCGCCGCCATCGGCATCTTCACCATGTTTGTGCTCTCCCGCATCAATGTGGTGTGGCTTAAACGGCTCGCGTGGGTGGCAATCATCGCCGCAGTGGTCCTCCTGGGCCTCGTGCAGATCGTGGGCGCGGAGGTCAACGGCAACAAAAACTGGATCGACCTCGGCGGCATCACCTTCCAGCCCTCCGAAGCGTCCAAGCTGGCACTCGCGCTCTGGATGGCCACCGTCCTGGCCAGAAAGGGCCGGCTGCTGAGCCGCTGGCAGCACGTGGCGATTCCTGCCGTCCCCATGGCCATCATCATCGTTGGCCTGGTCCTGGTGGGAAACGACCTCGGAACGGCCATGATCATCATGATGATTACGGCTGCCGCACTTTTCTTTGCCGGGGCGCCCCTTTATCTCTTCGGCATCGCAGGCCTGGTGGCCGCGGCCGGAACGGCCGTTATGGCTGTGACCAGTTCAAACCGCATGTGCCGCATCACCTCCTGGTGGACCGGGCAGTCCTGCGCCGACGGGATCGACGCCAACTATCAGGCCACGAACGGCCTTTACGGACTCGCGTCGGGAGGCTGGTTCGGAGTAGGGCTGGGGCAAAGCCGGCAAAAGTACAGCTGGATCCCCGAAGCCCACAACGACTTCATTTTCGCCATCATCGGCGAGGAGCTCGGCCTGGTGGGCACCGTCGTCGTCCTGATCCTTTTCGCCATCCTGGGAGCCGCCATCTACCGTGTGGTGGTGGCGCAGGAGGACATGTTCCACCGCGTGCTGGCCGGCACCATTATGGTGTGGCTGCTGGGCCAGGCGACGGTCAACATGTCAGTGGTGACCGGCCTGATGCCCGTCATCGGCGTGCCGCTTCCGTTCATTTCCTATGGCGGGTCCGCCCTGCTGATGTCGCTCTGCGCCATCGGGGTGGTGCTGTCCCTGGCCCGGGAGCAGATGGCCCCGGCCATCCGCCCCAAACGGATGCTGAAGTTCAAGGCCAAACCGGCGCGGACCACCGCCGCCACGAAAAAGACTTCAAGAAAGCGTGCCTGA
- the murG gene encoding undecaprenyldiphospho-muramoylpentapeptide beta-N-acetylglucosaminyltransferase produces MTSKNPSIVLAGGGTAGHISPLLAIAAAIRSAAPGAALLAVGTPSGMETRLVPAAGVELATINRVPFPRKPSADLFRLPGRLAGAVAQAGAILDNAAADVLVGVGGYVCTPMYLAARKRRIPIVIHEANIRPGLANRVGALFTRRVAAAFEATPLRGAVHVGMPMRTEISQLDRAAARASARETLGLDPAKPTLIVTGGSSGAQSINRTIAGALGQLADAGIQTLHITGRGKSVLDNDGRLLAADGYRQVEYIDGMELAYAAADVLLARSGAATVCEIAAVGVPAVLVPLPIGNGEQALNAAGLVAAGGAVLVADRDFTAEWVDRELIPLVTDKSRLATMAANSYRLGIRNADQRMAGLVMEAVPA; encoded by the coding sequence ATGACCTCGAAAAATCCATCAATCGTCCTGGCGGGCGGCGGAACCGCCGGCCACATCAGCCCGCTCCTGGCCATCGCAGCAGCCATCCGCAGTGCCGCTCCCGGCGCCGCCCTCCTGGCCGTCGGAACTCCGTCGGGAATGGAAACACGGCTGGTTCCCGCCGCCGGCGTGGAGCTTGCGACGATCAACCGCGTCCCCTTCCCCCGGAAGCCTTCCGCCGACCTCTTTCGCCTTCCGGGACGCCTCGCCGGCGCCGTGGCGCAGGCCGGCGCCATCCTGGACAACGCGGCCGCGGACGTCCTGGTGGGCGTAGGCGGGTACGTCTGCACACCCATGTACCTCGCCGCGCGGAAGCGCCGCATTCCGATAGTGATCCATGAGGCCAACATCCGCCCCGGGCTGGCGAACAGGGTGGGCGCGCTGTTCACCAGGCGCGTGGCCGCGGCCTTCGAGGCCACTCCGCTGCGGGGCGCCGTGCACGTTGGCATGCCCATGCGCACCGAAATCTCGCAGCTTGACCGGGCGGCGGCCCGGGCATCCGCCCGGGAAACACTGGGACTGGACCCCGCAAAGCCCACACTGATCGTCACCGGCGGATCATCCGGTGCCCAAAGCATCAACCGGACCATCGCCGGAGCCCTCGGGCAGCTCGCTGACGCCGGTATCCAGACCCTGCACATCACCGGCCGCGGCAAGTCGGTCCTGGACAACGACGGCAGGCTGCTGGCTGCCGACGGATACCGCCAGGTCGAATACATCGACGGCATGGAGCTCGCCTACGCCGCCGCCGACGTACTGCTGGCCCGCTCCGGCGCCGCGACCGTCTGCGAGATTGCCGCCGTCGGAGTGCCGGCTGTCCTGGTGCCGCTGCCCATCGGCAACGGCGAACAGGCACTGAATGCCGCCGGACTGGTGGCCGCCGGCGGCGCCGTGCTGGTGGCTGACCGCGACTTCACGGCTGAGTGGGTAGACCGGGAGCTCATCCCGCTTGTGACCGACAAGTCCCGGCTCGCCACCATGGCAGCCAACTCCTACCGGCTTGGAATTCGAAACGCCGACCAGCGAATGGCTGGTCTTGTCATGGAAGCGGTACCCGCATGA
- the murC gene encoding UDP-N-acetylmuramate--L-alanine ligase has translation MSPVSIPTLASLGKVHFVGIGGVGMSAVARIMVARGVPVSGSDAKDLPVMADLSAAGARIAVGYDAANLADAQTVVAGSAIRADNPELVAAREAGLPVLHRSQALAATMGEDLVVTVAGTHGKSTTTSMVAVLLQGAGLDPSFAIGANVPALGVNAAHGSSGIFVAEADESDGSFLNYRPKIAVVTNVEPDHLDYYGTAEAVYESFDRFTALLPADGVLIACADDPGALALAQRTRERGNARVVLYGTGDEAEVVLHDGGPGNVAVATPSGRFKLELQVPGRHNALNAAAAFAVALELGVEPAVAAGALAHFSGAARRFELKGQARGVRVFDDYAHHPTEVRAALAAARSVAGGNKVHVLFQPHLFSRTREFAKEFAEALNLADTAWVLDIYPAREDPIPGVTSQLIADYLDDGGRLVPASAAVASLADAAGEGDIILTAGAGDVTAYGPQIVEALRA, from the coding sequence ATGAGTCCTGTGAGCATCCCCACTCTGGCGTCGCTGGGCAAGGTCCACTTTGTTGGGATCGGCGGCGTGGGGATGTCCGCCGTCGCCCGGATCATGGTGGCCCGCGGCGTGCCGGTCAGCGGCTCGGATGCCAAGGACCTGCCCGTGATGGCGGACCTCTCCGCCGCGGGTGCGCGCATCGCCGTCGGATATGACGCTGCCAACCTGGCAGATGCCCAGACAGTGGTGGCCGGTTCCGCCATCCGCGCCGACAACCCGGAGCTGGTGGCAGCAAGGGAGGCAGGCCTGCCGGTGCTGCACCGCTCCCAGGCCCTCGCCGCCACCATGGGGGAGGACCTGGTGGTGACTGTGGCCGGAACCCACGGCAAGTCCACCACCACCTCCATGGTGGCCGTCCTGCTGCAGGGCGCCGGCCTGGATCCTTCCTTTGCCATTGGCGCAAACGTCCCGGCGCTGGGCGTCAATGCCGCCCATGGAAGCTCCGGGATCTTCGTGGCCGAGGCGGATGAGTCCGATGGGTCATTCCTTAACTACCGGCCGAAAATTGCGGTAGTCACCAATGTGGAGCCGGACCACCTGGACTATTACGGCACCGCCGAGGCCGTCTACGAATCCTTTGACCGCTTCACTGCCCTGCTGCCCGCCGACGGTGTGCTGATCGCCTGTGCGGATGATCCCGGCGCCCTGGCGTTGGCGCAGCGCACCAGGGAGCGCGGCAATGCCCGCGTGGTCCTTTACGGGACCGGCGACGAAGCCGAGGTGGTGCTGCACGACGGCGGGCCGGGAAACGTCGCGGTGGCCACGCCGTCCGGCCGGTTCAAGCTTGAGCTGCAGGTGCCGGGCCGGCACAACGCCCTGAACGCGGCTGCCGCTTTTGCCGTGGCATTGGAGCTGGGCGTGGAGCCGGCCGTAGCGGCCGGGGCCTTGGCGCATTTCTCCGGCGCAGCACGGCGTTTCGAGCTTAAAGGCCAGGCGCGCGGTGTGCGGGTCTTCGACGACTATGCCCACCATCCCACCGAAGTCCGCGCGGCCCTTGCCGCAGCCCGGTCGGTGGCCGGAGGCAACAAGGTGCACGTGCTCTTCCAGCCGCACCTGTTCTCCCGGACCCGGGAATTCGCCAAGGAGTTCGCCGAGGCGCTCAACCTTGCCGATACTGCCTGGGTGCTTGACATCTACCCCGCGCGCGAAGATCCGATTCCCGGCGTCACCAGCCAGCTCATCGCGGATTACCTGGACGACGGCGGGCGGCTGGTTCCGGCCTCAGCGGCCGTGGCGTCACTCGCCGATGCGGCAGGGGAGGGCGATATCATCCTCACCGCGGGCGCCGGCGACGTAACGGCGTACGGGCCGCAGATCGTGGAGGCCCTGCGTGCCTAG
- a CDS encoding cell division protein FtsQ/DivIB gives MPSPRRPTYTSTRRRPGNPGARPGQPRPDADSSQDVISASRPVPEPAPQPVQEARKASVAGLTKRALKKDGPKKGGPAQENPYGTAQASDNAGNVLAFPEPKGKRRKRNVLLVSATLVAVVAGLLAAAVFSPALAVRTISVSGTHLLTPAQVETALEPLRNKPLPQVTDEEVGRLLEPLVQVKSVSAEARPPSDLAVAVRERVPVALVKQGEQYQLVDVDGIQLASTTDPASVSLPVIDGGAGTIGKDLFRATAEVLGALPPDVLAKLSNASAQSVDAVELKLVDGQTIIWGNAGEKELKAKVLAVLLKAPVDPKNPVKVYDVSVPRHPVTR, from the coding sequence GTGCCTAGCCCGCGCCGCCCCACTTATACGTCCACGCGGCGGCGCCCGGGGAACCCCGGTGCCCGGCCCGGTCAGCCACGCCCGGATGCGGACAGCAGCCAGGACGTCATCTCGGCTTCGCGCCCCGTTCCGGAGCCCGCCCCGCAGCCGGTTCAAGAAGCCCGGAAAGCCAGCGTGGCCGGACTGACGAAAAGGGCACTGAAGAAGGACGGGCCAAAAAAAGGCGGGCCCGCTCAGGAAAACCCCTACGGGACCGCGCAGGCTTCCGACAATGCCGGGAATGTTCTGGCGTTTCCCGAGCCCAAGGGGAAACGGCGGAAGAGGAACGTCCTGCTGGTGTCCGCCACGCTGGTTGCCGTCGTGGCCGGGCTCCTGGCCGCTGCGGTATTTTCCCCTGCCCTTGCCGTCCGAACCATCTCGGTGTCGGGGACGCACCTGCTGACACCTGCCCAGGTGGAGACCGCGCTGGAACCGCTGCGCAACAAGCCGCTGCCGCAGGTCACCGACGAGGAGGTAGGGCGCCTCCTCGAGCCGCTGGTCCAGGTGAAGTCCGTGTCCGCAGAGGCACGTCCGCCGTCGGACCTTGCGGTGGCCGTGCGGGAACGCGTGCCGGTGGCCCTGGTCAAGCAGGGGGAGCAGTACCAGCTGGTCGACGTGGACGGCATCCAGCTGGCGTCAACAACTGACCCGGCCTCGGTCTCATTGCCCGTCATCGACGGCGGTGCCGGTACCATCGGTAAGGACCTTTTCCGGGCCACAGCAGAGGTGCTGGGCGCCTTGCCGCCGGATGTGCTGGCCAAGCTCTCCAATGCCTCGGCCCAGTCTGTAGATGCGGTGGAACTCAAGCTGGTTGATGGCCAGACCATCATCTGGGGCAACGCGGGCGAGAAGGAACTCAAAGCCAAAGTGCTCGCCGTCCTGCTCAAGGCTCCGGTGGATCCGAAGAACCCGGTGAAGGTGTACGACGTGAGCGTGCCCCGGCACCCGGTGACGCGCTGA